A single region of the Sus scrofa isolate TJ Tabasco breed Duroc chromosome 17, Sscrofa11.1, whole genome shotgun sequence genome encodes:
- the MRPS26 gene encoding 28S ribosomal protein S26, mitochondrial encodes MLRVLGGLGARPAGRLPAPLLLPTRGRKTRHDPPAKSKAGRVATPPAVDPTEFFVLTERYRQYRQTVRALRLEFMSEVRKKLHEARAGVQAERKAQEDAAEHRELMAWNQAENQRLHELRLARLRQEALEQERRQAEEAVLQAREAQAWAQLKEQEVLQLQEEAKTFITRENLEARVEEALDSPKSYNWAITREGLVVRPQQKGS; translated from the exons ATGCTGCGCGTGCTGGGCGGCCTGGGTGCGCGGCCTGCGGGCCGGCTCCCGGCCCCGCTTCTGCTCCCCACGCGCGGCCGCAAGACCCGCCACGACCCGCCGGCCAAGTCCAAAGCCGGGCGCGTGGCGACTCCGCCCGCGGTGGATCCTACGGAGTTCTTCGTGCTGACCGAGCGTTACCGCCAGTATCGCCAGACGGTGCGCGCGCTCAG GCTGGAGTTCATGTCCGAGGTGCGCAAGAAGCTGCATGAGGCCCGGGCCGGGGTCCAGGCAGAGCGCAAGGCGCAGGAGGACGCGGCTGAGCATCGCGAGCTGATGGCTTGGAACCAGGCGGAGAACCAGCGGTTGCACGAGCTGCG GCTGGCCAGGCTGCGGCAGGAGGCCCTCGAGCAGGAGCGGCGGCAGGCCGAGGAGGCTGTCCTGCAGGCCCGAGAGGCGCAGGCCTGGGCGCAGCTCAAGGAGCAGGAAGTGCTGCAACTGCAG GAGGAGGCAAAAACCTTCATCACTCGAGAGAACCTGGAGGCACGGGTGGAAGAAGCATTGGACTCCCCAAAGAGCTACAACTGGGCCATCACCAGAGAGGGGCTGGTTGTCAGGCCCCAGCAAAAGGGCTCATAA